One part of the Armatimonadota bacterium genome encodes these proteins:
- a CDS encoding helix-turn-helix transcriptional regulator has product MHLESADSVFAALADRHRREMVSRLARHGRMRTGDLLEGLPMTRQGANRHLGVLETSGLVTSHRVGRVVYRELNLQPLRGTGEWLDQIDRQWQAALGRLAAQYDAELP; this is encoded by the coding sequence ATGCATCTTGAATCCGCCGATTCCGTTTTTGCCGCCCTCGCCGACCGGCACCGTCGGGAAATGGTTTCGCGGCTGGCAAGGCACGGTCGAATGAGGACCGGGGATTTGCTGGAGGGCCTGCCCATGACTCGTCAAGGGGCCAACCGCCACTTGGGGGTCTTGGAGACATCGGGACTCGTGACGAGCCATCGGGTTGGACGGGTTGTTTATCGCGAACTGAATCTGCAGCCTCTGCGCGGAACCGGCGAATGGCTTGACCAGATTGACCGTCAGTGGCAAGCCGCGCTGGGCCGACTTGCCGCCCAATACGACGCGGAGTTGCCTTAG
- a CDS encoding SRPBCC domain-containing protein, whose product MRDSIIHVLLLPADPATVWERSFGSAAALSSWFPQSIEGDYGDGGVFEMVWGEHRSQARMTIFDPPRVLAYQWHPGDAFTLDAHPEDQLTTVQFTLEPDGPNTKVTMVESGFANIAEDRREWALGQNTGGWEEELAKLPKQYAS is encoded by the coding sequence ATGCGAGACAGCATCATCCATGTCCTTCTGCTGCCCGCCGATCCGGCAACCGTTTGGGAACGGTCGTTCGGTTCTGCGGCGGCACTTTCCAGTTGGTTCCCCCAAAGCATCGAAGGGGACTACGGCGATGGCGGCGTCTTCGAAATGGTTTGGGGCGAACACCGGAGCCAGGCCCGGATGACCATCTTTGACCCGCCCCGGGTTTTGGCATACCAGTGGCATCCCGGAGACGCCTTTACCCTCGACGCTCATCCAGAAGACCAATTGACCACCGTCCAATTCACTTTGGAGCCCGATGGCCCGAACACCAAAGTCACAATGGTCGAAAGCGGTTTTGCGAACATCGCAGAAGACCGGCGCGAGTGGGCCCTTGGCCAAAACACCGGTGGGTGGGAAGAAGAACTGGCCAAACTGCCGAAGCAATATGCATCTTGA
- a CDS encoding helix-turn-helix transcriptional regulator produces the protein MHDQVWKALADPTRRAVLDQLAQGPKTTGELCEAFPSIDRCTVMKHLEVLVRANLALTERRGRNRYNFINPLPLHQIVERWVTGHTARLALSAQRLKEISEQTNGN, from the coding sequence GTGCACGACCAGGTCTGGAAGGCTCTCGCCGACCCAACACGGCGGGCAGTGCTCGACCAACTTGCCCAAGGGCCCAAAACCACCGGCGAGCTTTGCGAGGCATTCCCATCCATCGATCGTTGCACAGTGATGAAGCACTTGGAGGTGCTGGTGCGGGCCAATTTGGCCCTGACCGAACGGCGCGGAAGGAACCGCTACAACTTTATCAATCCCCTGCCGTTGCACCAAATCGTGGAACGGTGGGTGACGGGGCACACGGCGCGCTTGGCGCTATCGGCCCAACGCCTCAAGGAAATCAGCGAACAAACCAATGGAAATTAA